One window of the Amycolatopsis mediterranei genome contains the following:
- a CDS encoding DMT family transporter, which translates to MPLPAGIAAFLPGTGVAAAAAVMFAVGSVLQHEAASGSAHAEGLDLRLLVTRPKWMAGQSATVLGTLLQVLALALAPVSIVQPVLAGGLVIALAIRSVRDRCLPSRLDGIGAACTCGGLAVFLVAARPAPGTGDHLPPWFAVAAAVLVAVGAVAVAGRLGRGPRGALACGAAAGIAAGVAAVLISAAVKTFEERGLQATLTGTALWAALAVAIIAQLGSQQAYARGALSWSMPALVLLDPLAAVPAARFLTGERLEPGHAFVWVPAAAVAVVGVVLLARTGEGCRRPVFRRRVSGKPREHDRTGPEL; encoded by the coding sequence GTGCCCCTGCCCGCCGGAATCGCCGCCTTCCTCCCCGGAACGGGAGTCGCCGCGGCCGCAGCCGTCATGTTCGCCGTCGGCTCGGTGCTGCAGCACGAGGCCGCTTCGGGCAGCGCGCACGCCGAGGGCCTCGACCTCCGCCTGCTGGTGACGCGGCCGAAGTGGATGGCCGGGCAGAGCGCCACCGTGCTGGGGACCCTGCTGCAGGTCCTCGCGCTGGCCCTGGCACCGGTCTCGATCGTGCAGCCGGTGCTCGCCGGGGGACTGGTCATCGCGCTGGCCATCCGTTCGGTGCGCGACCGGTGCCTGCCGTCCCGCCTCGACGGGATCGGCGCCGCCTGCACCTGCGGTGGCCTGGCCGTCTTCCTGGTGGCGGCCCGCCCGGCCCCCGGCACCGGCGACCACCTGCCACCGTGGTTCGCCGTCGCCGCCGCGGTACTGGTGGCGGTGGGCGCGGTCGCCGTGGCCGGCCGGCTCGGGCGCGGGCCGCGGGGCGCGCTGGCGTGCGGGGCGGCGGCCGGGATCGCGGCGGGCGTCGCGGCGGTGCTGATTTCCGCGGCGGTGAAGACGTTCGAGGAACGCGGACTCCAGGCGACCCTGACCGGCACCGCGCTGTGGGCCGCCCTCGCCGTTGCGATTATCGCGCAGCTCGGCAGCCAGCAGGCCTACGCCCGTGGTGCGCTGTCGTGGTCGATGCCGGCCCTGGTGCTGCTCGACCCCCTCGCGGCCGTGCCGGCCGCGCGGTTCTTGACGGGGGAGCGCCTCGAACCGGGTCACGCTTTCGTGTGGGTCCCGGCCGCGGCGGTGGCGGTCGTGGGCGTGGTCCTGCTGGCCCGGACCGGGGAAGGCTGCCGCCGGCCGGTGTTTCGCCGTCGCGTCAGCGGGAAGCCCCGGGAACATGACCGAACCGGACCAGAGCTATGA
- a CDS encoding FkbM family methyltransferase translates to MDTIDLHSINPWEVSYLREEVGAYFSHGVGLVSGATVLDVGANVGVFSAAVYERLEGDVRIYAFEPLPPLYATLERNARDFFGGRLTALPYGLAAGEDELDFSYFPAATIFSSSWRDAANVEAERRRVTASVVEMIRRGGLGGGLSRVPAPILRGVVGRKLRVMRELETHRVRVRPLSAVLDEQGIERVDLLKVDVEGAELDVLRGLEDRHWPLVRQAVVEVEGWRRNRDTVREVFAARGFTVEAVQDPVQEAADIGMVFAVR, encoded by the coding sequence ATGGACACGATCGACCTGCACAGCATCAACCCGTGGGAGGTGTCGTACCTGCGCGAGGAGGTCGGCGCCTACTTCAGCCACGGCGTCGGGCTGGTCTCCGGTGCGACCGTCCTCGACGTCGGCGCCAACGTCGGTGTCTTCTCCGCGGCCGTGTACGAACGGCTGGAAGGGGACGTGCGGATCTACGCGTTCGAGCCGCTCCCGCCGCTCTACGCGACGCTGGAGCGCAACGCCCGCGACTTCTTCGGCGGCCGGCTGACCGCGCTGCCCTACGGGCTCGCGGCCGGCGAAGACGAGCTCGATTTCAGCTACTTCCCGGCGGCGACCATCTTTTCGTCGTCGTGGCGGGACGCGGCGAACGTCGAAGCCGAACGGCGGCGGGTCACGGCCAGCGTCGTCGAGATGATCCGGCGGGGCGGCCTGGGCGGCGGGCTCAGCCGCGTGCCCGCGCCGATCCTGCGGGGGGTCGTCGGGCGCAAGCTGCGGGTGATGCGGGAGCTCGAAACCCACCGGGTCCGGGTCCGGCCGTTGTCGGCGGTGCTCGACGAGCAGGGCATCGAGCGCGTCGACCTGCTGAAGGTCGACGTCGAAGGCGCCGAGCTCGACGTGCTGCGCGGCCTCGAAGACCGGCACTGGCCGCTGGTCCGGCAGGCAGTCGTCGAGGTCGAAGGGTGGCGGCGCAACCGCGACACCGTCCGCGAGGTCTTCGCCGCGCGCGGTTTCACGGTCGAGGCCGTGCAGGACCCCGTCCAGGAAGCCGCCGACATCGGGATGGTGTTCGCGGTCCGCTAA
- a CDS encoding glycosyl hydrolase family 65 protein: MRNCFPQRIGYAVLALLTACGTLAVAAPATASPAPPSLEFATPDSQALFGSAYAAALQNLLHTNTIGYDARYDRSGLLDPATGIVRAGGGYAQPWTRDASINSWNATSLLDPALAENTLWAVVDKDAVGALRVQQDDQQWDQVVWVTAAWHHYLVTGDREFLRNAYRAATSTLTIREHATTAGFNATYGLFTGASFFNDGIAGYPAPPADATESVSTGSMPWPGVATGMYLSTNELYYAAYVNAANMAGKLGRPAAEIAGYQGKAAALRTAINQRFWNAATGRYDYQLLADGSRGAFQEGTGLAFALIFGIANPAQARSIVGHARELPWGMPDTFPNWARYSDAQPGRHNAIVWPLVQGLWAKALAGQGELNAFAAETARLAKLAGNNSGFWEIHNGTTGVVDGGWQRLGDTVKFHWGSEPDQTWSATAFLDMVHTGLFGLTFTDRGLSFAPHLPAGWGDVTLRNLRYRGANLTIALHGAGTAIRSFQVDGQATPATIPDALTGDHTIDIALTGAPAGDRDGDGVPDAQDRCADTAGTTALSGCPDPAHLEAEDARNTGGVKTNVNHTGYSGRAFLDGLWAQGASSSFTVHRATTAAERAAITVRYANANNDTRTMTLSVDGQPVRQVGFPKVSDSWDAWGTTTFADVPLTGRDPVVTLSEAPGDTGAINLDWLEYRR; this comes from the coding sequence ATGAGAAACTGCTTCCCGCAGCGGATCGGTTACGCGGTTCTGGCCCTGCTGACGGCGTGCGGCACGCTCGCCGTCGCCGCCCCGGCCACGGCGAGCCCGGCACCGCCTTCCCTCGAATTCGCCACCCCGGACAGCCAAGCCCTGTTCGGCAGCGCCTACGCCGCCGCTCTGCAGAACCTCTTGCACACCAACACGATCGGGTACGACGCCCGCTACGACCGGAGCGGGCTGCTGGATCCGGCGACCGGCATCGTCCGCGCGGGTGGCGGGTACGCGCAGCCGTGGACGCGCGACGCGTCGATCAACAGCTGGAACGCCACCAGCCTGCTCGACCCGGCCTTGGCGGAGAACACGCTGTGGGCGGTGGTCGACAAGGACGCCGTCGGCGCGCTGCGCGTGCAGCAGGACGACCAGCAGTGGGACCAGGTGGTCTGGGTCACGGCCGCCTGGCACCACTACCTCGTCACCGGCGACCGGGAGTTCCTCCGGAACGCCTACCGCGCGGCGACGAGCACGCTGACGATCCGCGAACACGCCACCACGGCCGGCTTCAACGCGACCTACGGCCTGTTCACCGGCGCTTCCTTCTTCAACGACGGCATCGCCGGCTACCCCGCACCTCCGGCCGACGCGACCGAGTCGGTGAGCACCGGGAGCATGCCGTGGCCCGGGGTGGCGACCGGGATGTACCTCAGTACGAACGAGCTCTACTACGCCGCCTACGTCAACGCCGCGAACATGGCCGGAAAGCTGGGCCGCCCGGCCGCGGAGATCGCCGGGTACCAGGGCAAGGCCGCCGCGCTGCGTACCGCGATCAACCAGCGCTTCTGGAACGCCGCCACCGGCCGGTACGACTACCAGCTCCTCGCCGACGGCTCCCGCGGTGCCTTCCAGGAAGGCACCGGCCTGGCGTTCGCCCTGATCTTCGGCATCGCGAACCCGGCGCAGGCGCGGTCGATCGTCGGCCACGCCCGGGAGCTGCCCTGGGGCATGCCCGACACCTTCCCGAACTGGGCGCGCTACAGCGACGCGCAACCCGGACGGCACAACGCCATCGTGTGGCCGCTCGTCCAGGGCCTGTGGGCGAAAGCGCTGGCCGGACAGGGCGAACTGAACGCGTTCGCGGCGGAAACCGCGCGCCTGGCCAAGCTGGCCGGCAACAACAGCGGCTTCTGGGAGATCCACAACGGGACCACCGGGGTCGTCGACGGCGGCTGGCAGCGGCTGGGCGACACCGTGAAGTTCCACTGGGGATCCGAACCCGACCAGACCTGGTCGGCCACCGCGTTCCTCGACATGGTCCACACCGGCCTGTTCGGGCTGACGTTCACCGACCGCGGGCTGTCGTTCGCGCCCCACCTCCCGGCGGGCTGGGGTGACGTCACGCTGCGGAACCTGCGCTACCGCGGCGCCAACCTCACCATCGCCCTGCACGGCGCGGGCACCGCGATCCGGTCGTTCCAGGTCGACGGCCAGGCCACCCCGGCCACGATCCCGGACGCGCTCACCGGCGACCACACGATCGACATCGCCCTCACCGGAGCGCCCGCCGGCGACCGGGACGGCGACGGCGTGCCCGACGCCCAGGACCGCTGCGCCGACACCGCGGGCACCACCGCGCTGAGCGGCTGCCCCGACCCGGCACACCTCGAAGCCGAGGACGCCCGCAACACCGGCGGCGTCAAGACGAACGTGAACCACACGGGCTACTCGGGCCGGGCGTTCCTCGACGGCCTCTGGGCGCAGGGCGCGTCGTCGTCCTTCACCGTGCACCGCGCCACGACGGCAGCGGAACGCGCCGCGATCACCGTGCGGTACGCCAACGCCAACAACGACACGCGGACGATGACCCTGTCGGTGGACGGGCAGCCGGTGCGCCAGGTGGGCTTCCCGAAGGTCTCCGACAGCTGGGACGCCTGGGGCACCACGACTTTCGCCGACGTCCCGCTCACCGGCCGGGACCCGGTGGTGACCCTCTCCGAAGCGCCGGGCGACACCGGCGCGATCAACCTCGACTGGCTCGAATACCGCCGTTAG
- a CDS encoding APC family permease, giving the protein MGASPDLTIPASVDSPASPEAPASPVARWLLEHRVAPVGRAGGEDHGTPQAWWKVMCLTGVDYFSTLSYLPGIAALAAGALSPLATLLIVALTLFGMLPMYRRVARESPHGQGSVAMLENLLPFWRGKLFVLTLLGFVATSWIITITLSSADATVHMLENPYLPGFLHGHAVLITVVLLLILGGVFLLGFSEAVGVAIPLVAVFLLLNAVVTVAGVIDLVGDSAALSHWTDALTAGGGGFTGVIGPAVIAFPLLVLGLSGFETGVSMMPLVAADGKTAEEKLESRIRNTRKLLTAAALVMSVFLIATSFVTTVLIPADAFKDGGEANGRAMAYLAHHELGEIFGTVYDISSVLILWFAGASAMAGLINIVPRYLPSYGMAPEWGRAVRPVVIVYTVISILITIAFGADVNAQAGAYATGILAMMVSGAVAVSISAIRRRQRGAAAGFIILTLVLLYALIENVIEKPDGIAISALFILGIIVVSLVSRVSRTTELRADRIEFDDEARRFIADSLAHDGALNIVANKRQGGDEAEYSEKEAEQRGMNPVPGAADILFLEIDVVDPSEFSNVLQVRGVEIDGYRILRANSPAAPNAIAAILLTLRDVTGVRPRCYFEWSEGNPLGHLFRYLLLGRGDTAPVVREIIRSVEKDPARRPGIHVGG; this is encoded by the coding sequence ATGGGTGCTTCACCCGATTTGACCATTCCGGCGAGCGTCGACAGCCCGGCGTCGCCGGAGGCGCCCGCGTCGCCCGTGGCGCGGTGGCTGCTGGAGCACCGGGTCGCGCCCGTCGGGCGCGCCGGCGGTGAGGACCACGGCACGCCGCAGGCCTGGTGGAAGGTCATGTGCCTGACCGGCGTCGACTACTTCTCCACCCTCTCCTACCTGCCCGGCATCGCCGCGCTCGCCGCCGGGGCGCTCTCGCCGCTGGCGACCCTGCTGATCGTCGCGCTGACGCTGTTCGGGATGCTCCCCATGTACCGCCGGGTGGCCCGGGAAAGCCCGCACGGCCAGGGCTCGGTCGCGATGCTGGAGAACCTGCTGCCGTTCTGGCGCGGCAAGCTCTTCGTCCTCACCCTGCTCGGGTTCGTCGCCACGTCGTGGATCATCACCATCACGCTGTCTTCGGCGGACGCCACCGTGCACATGCTGGAAAACCCGTACCTGCCGGGCTTCCTGCACGGCCACGCGGTGCTGATCACCGTCGTGCTGCTGCTGATCCTCGGCGGGGTGTTCCTGCTCGGCTTCAGCGAGGCCGTCGGGGTGGCCATCCCGCTCGTCGCGGTCTTCCTGCTGCTCAACGCCGTGGTGACGGTCGCCGGGGTGATCGACCTGGTCGGCGATTCCGCTGCCCTGTCCCACTGGACCGACGCGCTCACCGCCGGCGGCGGTGGGTTCACCGGCGTCATCGGCCCGGCCGTCATCGCGTTCCCGTTGCTGGTGCTGGGCCTCTCCGGGTTCGAAACGGGCGTCAGCATGATGCCGCTGGTCGCGGCCGACGGGAAGACCGCCGAGGAGAAGCTGGAATCCCGGATCCGCAACACGCGGAAGCTGCTGACCGCCGCCGCGCTCGTCATGTCGGTGTTCCTGATCGCGACGAGCTTCGTCACCACCGTGCTGATCCCGGCCGACGCGTTCAAGGACGGCGGCGAGGCCAACGGCCGCGCCATGGCCTACCTCGCCCACCACGAACTCGGCGAAATCTTCGGGACCGTCTACGACATCAGCAGCGTGCTGATCCTGTGGTTCGCCGGCGCCTCGGCGATGGCCGGGCTGATCAACATCGTCCCGCGGTACCTGCCGTCCTACGGCATGGCGCCGGAGTGGGGCCGCGCCGTCCGGCCGGTCGTGATCGTCTACACGGTGATCAGCATCCTCATCACGATCGCGTTCGGCGCCGACGTCAACGCCCAGGCCGGCGCCTACGCGACCGGCATCCTGGCGATGATGGTCTCCGGCGCGGTCGCGGTGAGCATCTCGGCGATCCGGCGGCGTCAGCGCGGCGCGGCCGCGGGCTTCATCATCCTCACGCTGGTGCTGCTGTACGCGCTCATCGAAAACGTCATCGAAAAGCCCGACGGGATCGCCATCTCGGCCCTGTTCATCCTCGGGATCATCGTCGTCTCGCTGGTGTCCCGGGTTTCGCGGACGACCGAGCTGCGCGCCGACCGCATCGAGTTCGACGACGAAGCCCGCCGGTTCATCGCCGATTCACTGGCCCACGACGGCGCCCTGAACATCGTCGCCAACAAGCGGCAGGGCGGCGACGAGGCCGAGTACTCCGAGAAGGAAGCCGAACAGCGCGGGATGAACCCGGTGCCCGGCGCCGCGGACATCCTGTTCCTCGAGATCGACGTCGTGGACCCGTCGGAGTTCAGCAACGTGCTCCAGGTGCGCGGCGTGGAGATCGACGGCTACCGGATCCTCCGCGCGAACAGCCCCGCGGCGCCCAACGCGATCGCCGCGATCCTGCTCACCTTGCGCGACGTGACAGGCGTCCGTCCGCGCTGCTACTTCGAGTGGTCCGAAGGCAACCCGCTCGGGCACCTGTTCCGCTACCTGCTCCTGGGCCGCGGCGACACGGCACCGGTCGTCCGGGAGATCATCCGCAGCGTCGAGAAGGACCCGGCCCGCCGCCCGGGCATCCACGTCGGCGGCTGA
- a CDS encoding ChaB family protein has translation MPGREDLPSTLLRSPRKAQDTWVAAHDSALNTYGPGRRAQQTAYSALKHTFEKVGDHWEPKPEPGPSDEQAAGGAGQPEKPTRGGVNATASRQHLYERAKQLGIPGRSRMSKEELVTALEKENRRRTDRARRSG, from the coding sequence ATGCCCGGACGCGAAGACTTGCCCAGCACGCTGCTGCGGTCGCCGCGCAAGGCCCAGGACACGTGGGTCGCCGCGCACGACTCCGCGCTGAACACCTATGGCCCCGGACGGCGGGCGCAGCAGACCGCCTACTCGGCCCTGAAGCACACCTTCGAGAAGGTCGGCGACCACTGGGAACCCAAGCCCGAACCCGGCCCGTCGGACGAGCAGGCCGCCGGGGGAGCCGGGCAGCCCGAAAAGCCGACCCGCGGCGGGGTCAACGCCACCGCGAGCCGGCAGCACCTCTACGAACGCGCCAAGCAGCTCGGCATCCCCGGGCGCTCGCGGATGTCCAAAGAGGAGCTCGTCACCGCGCTGGAGAAGGAGAACCGGCGCCGGACCGACCGGGCCCGGCGGTCCGGCTGA
- a CDS encoding chemotaxis protein CheB: MTPDFPLRFPVVALVTSAGGLDALTRVLAPLPADFPAAVLVAQHLDPARTSHLTAILAARTALRVGEAADGDVLVAGAALVVPAGRHLLVTSDARIGLLDTGDLPPARPSADLLLATLAVTCGPRALAVVLTGKGTDAQTGIRAIAHCGGTVFAQDEGTSAHFGMPGAAIGTGLVHAVLPLSGIAAAILEHVARHA; this comes from the coding sequence GTGACACCGGACTTCCCGCTGCGGTTCCCGGTCGTCGCCCTGGTCACGTCCGCCGGTGGCCTCGATGCGCTCACCCGGGTGCTCGCCCCGCTGCCCGCGGACTTCCCCGCGGCGGTGCTCGTCGCCCAGCACCTGGATCCGGCCCGGACGAGCCACCTCACCGCCATCCTCGCCGCACGCACCGCGCTGCGGGTCGGCGAGGCCGCTGACGGAGACGTGCTCGTGGCCGGTGCGGCACTGGTCGTCCCCGCGGGGCGGCACCTGCTGGTCACGTCGGACGCCCGGATCGGGCTGCTGGACACCGGTGATCTGCCGCCGGCGCGGCCGTCGGCGGATCTGCTGCTGGCCACCCTCGCCGTCACCTGCGGGCCCCGTGCGCTGGCGGTCGTCCTGACGGGCAAGGGCACCGACGCCCAGACCGGGATCCGGGCGATCGCGCACTGCGGAGGCACGGTGTTCGCCCAGGACGAGGGGACGTCCGCGCACTTCGGCATGCCGGGCGCCGCGATCGGCACCGGGCTCGTCCACGCCGTGCTCCCGCTGTCCGGCATCGCCGCGGCCATCCTGGAGCACGTCGCCCGGCATGCTTGA
- a CDS encoding chemotaxis protein CheB — MDAVPPFRRDLVVVGASAGGVEALRSLVSGLPADFPAAVLVAMHLGAGTQSALARILDRVGPLPARTARHGAPLEPGTVQVAPPDRHLLTEDGTLVLTQGPTENGHRPAVNATFRSAALTGGQRVIGVILSGALDDGAAGLRAIVDRGGLAVVQDPADALYRGMPESALALVDTEHVARVVEIGAVLDKLVRMPVEPFEVPPPSDALLLEDRIAREAVRLGALTAAERSVGSGYTCPDCQGSLTEVDPVGRYRCRIGHAWSAPALLEAHSREFQLALMKALRALDEKAALARKLAAQTGTTRPSGLAERYAASAREATDAAETLRRFLLDADREAAGDPASG, encoded by the coding sequence GTGGACGCCGTGCCGCCTTTCCGGCGTGACCTCGTGGTCGTCGGTGCCTCCGCCGGCGGGGTCGAGGCCTTGCGGTCCCTGGTGTCCGGGTTGCCCGCCGATTTCCCGGCCGCGGTTCTGGTCGCCATGCACCTGGGCGCCGGGACGCAGAGCGCGCTGGCCCGGATTCTCGACCGCGTGGGCCCGCTGCCGGCCAGGACCGCTCGCCACGGAGCGCCCCTCGAGCCGGGGACAGTGCAGGTCGCGCCGCCCGACCGCCACCTGCTCACCGAAGACGGAACGCTGGTCCTGACGCAGGGACCGACGGAGAACGGGCATCGGCCGGCGGTCAACGCGACCTTCCGGTCGGCCGCGCTGACCGGCGGCCAGCGCGTCATCGGCGTCATCCTTTCGGGCGCGCTGGACGACGGTGCCGCCGGGCTGCGGGCGATCGTGGACCGGGGCGGCCTGGCCGTCGTCCAGGACCCGGCCGACGCGCTGTACCGCGGCATGCCGGAGAGCGCACTGGCCCTCGTGGACACCGAGCACGTGGCGCGGGTCGTCGAGATCGGTGCCGTGCTCGACAAGCTGGTCCGGATGCCGGTGGAGCCCTTCGAGGTACCGCCGCCGTCGGACGCCCTGCTGCTGGAAGACCGGATCGCCCGTGAGGCGGTGCGGCTCGGCGCGCTCACGGCCGCCGAACGAAGCGTGGGGTCGGGTTACACCTGCCCGGATTGCCAGGGGTCGCTCACCGAGGTCGACCCGGTGGGCCGCTACCGGTGCCGGATCGGGCACGCCTGGTCGGCTCCGGCCCTGCTCGAAGCCCACAGCCGGGAGTTCCAGCTCGCGCTGATGAAGGCGCTGCGCGCGCTGGACGAAAAGGCGGCACTCGCCCGGAAGCTGGCCGCGCAGACCGGCACCACGAGGCCGAGCGGGCTGGCGGAGCGCTATGCCGCCTCCGCCCGGGAAGCCACCGACGCCGCCGAGACCCTGCGGCGGTTCCTGCTCGACGCGGACCGCGAGGCCGCGGGCGACCCGGCGTCGGGATGA
- a CDS encoding CheR family methyltransferase: MTEPKEPNGEFESVLAYLKESRGFDFTGYKRSSLMRRVRRRMSQVEIDSYADYIDQLQVNADEFVALFNTILINVTGFFRDPDAWDYLRDEVLPALLAERTPEEPIRVWSAGCAAGQEAYSLAMLLAEALGVEAFRQRVKIYATDVDDEALAQARHAAYSPAEVEGLTEAQLEQYFELVGSRYCFRKDLRRSIIFGRNDLVQDAPISRIDLLVCRNTLMYFNAETQTKILERFHFALAPRGVLFLGKAEMLLSHARIFEPLDLKRRVFRKAVNGPVSFAHLVSHGFPQRRTQDISGLEELREHAFSASPVAQIVVTEGETTALINAPAEVAFGLSERDIGRPLRDLDVSYRPVALRAYVEQARLERRSLRIKDVEWRRAGETVWYEVHVNPLVNKDKTLLGVSVVFHDVSWARQLLTELEHTNRQLESAYEELQSTNEELETTNEELQSTVEELETTNEELQSTNEELETMNEELQSTNDELQTINDALRERSLDLDEVNEFLESVLTSIHAGIIVIDSEMRIKAWNRGAEDLWGVRREEAEGTHLLNLDIGLPVADLRPVVREALADPGYYAEQTFEAVNRRGRTTVVRLLCGALRSSNGESHGALLMMEETKAGRPE; this comes from the coding sequence GTGACCGAGCCCAAGGAACCCAACGGCGAGTTCGAGTCGGTGCTGGCCTACTTGAAGGAGTCGCGGGGTTTCGACTTCACCGGGTACAAGCGGAGCAGCCTGATGCGGCGGGTCCGCCGCCGGATGAGCCAGGTGGAGATCGACAGCTACGCGGACTACATCGACCAGCTGCAGGTCAACGCCGACGAGTTCGTGGCGCTGTTCAACACCATCCTGATCAACGTGACGGGGTTCTTCCGCGATCCGGACGCGTGGGACTACCTCCGGGACGAGGTGCTCCCCGCGCTGCTCGCCGAGCGCACGCCGGAGGAGCCGATCCGGGTGTGGAGCGCCGGCTGCGCGGCCGGGCAGGAGGCCTACAGCCTGGCGATGCTGCTCGCCGAGGCGCTCGGCGTCGAGGCGTTCCGGCAGCGGGTGAAGATCTACGCCACCGACGTCGACGACGAGGCACTGGCGCAGGCCCGCCACGCGGCCTACAGCCCGGCGGAGGTCGAAGGGCTCACCGAGGCGCAGCTGGAGCAGTACTTCGAGCTGGTGGGCAGCCGGTACTGCTTCCGCAAGGACCTGCGCCGGTCGATCATCTTCGGGCGCAACGACCTGGTGCAGGACGCGCCGATCTCCCGGATCGACCTGCTCGTCTGCCGGAACACGTTGATGTACTTCAACGCCGAGACGCAGACCAAGATCCTCGAGCGGTTCCACTTCGCCCTCGCCCCCCGCGGGGTGCTGTTCCTCGGCAAGGCCGAGATGCTGCTGTCGCACGCCCGGATCTTCGAGCCGCTGGACCTCAAGCGCCGGGTCTTCCGCAAGGCGGTCAACGGGCCCGTCAGTTTCGCCCACTTGGTTTCCCACGGCTTCCCGCAGCGGCGCACGCAGGACATCTCCGGGCTGGAAGAACTGCGTGAGCACGCGTTTTCGGCGAGCCCGGTCGCCCAGATCGTGGTCACCGAAGGGGAGACGACGGCCCTGATCAACGCCCCGGCGGAGGTGGCGTTCGGGTTGTCCGAACGCGACATCGGCCGGCCGCTGCGCGACCTGGACGTCTCCTACCGGCCGGTGGCGCTGCGCGCGTACGTCGAGCAGGCCCGCCTGGAACGCCGGTCGCTGCGGATCAAGGACGTCGAGTGGCGCCGGGCCGGCGAGACCGTGTGGTACGAGGTGCACGTCAACCCGCTGGTGAACAAGGACAAGACGCTGCTCGGCGTCTCGGTGGTGTTCCACGACGTGAGCTGGGCGCGCCAGCTGCTCACCGAGCTCGAGCACACGAACCGGCAACTGGAGTCCGCCTACGAGGAACTCCAGTCGACCAACGAGGAACTCGAGACCACCAACGAGGAACTCCAGTCCACTGTGGAGGAGTTGGAGACGACCAACGAGGAGCTCCAGTCCACCAACGAGGAACTGGAGACGATGAACGAGGAGCTGCAGTCCACCAACGACGAGCTGCAGACGATCAACGACGCGCTGCGTGAGCGCAGCCTCGACCTCGACGAGGTGAACGAGTTCCTCGAGTCGGTGCTCACTTCGATCCACGCCGGGATCATCGTGATCGACTCCGAGATGCGGATCAAGGCGTGGAACCGCGGTGCCGAGGACCTGTGGGGGGTGCGGCGGGAAGAAGCCGAAGGCACCCACCTGCTGAACCTGGACATCGGCCTGCCGGTCGCGGACCTGCGCCCCGTGGTGCGCGAGGCGCTGGCCGACCCCGGTTACTACGCCGAGCAGACGTTCGAAGCGGTCAACCGGCGCGGCCGGACCACGGTCGTCCGGCTGCTCTGCGGTGCCCTGCGGAGCTCGAACGGCGAAAGCCACGGCGCGCTGCTGATGATGGAAGAGACGAAGGCCGGCCGGCCCGAGTGA